From the Prunus dulcis chromosome 4, ALMONDv2, whole genome shotgun sequence genome, one window contains:
- the LOC117626564 gene encoding uncharacterized protein LOC117626564: MSMSDPSSPASSNLDSTADSSSSASTTPSIQMVSKSVSERLLGKFFDASQYDFDYEQSGLWSPPLRRSVFLDSPGNIIISCCEEEEMFCYNKLKNAKMAWSRRFFCLITALWCSPRQ, from the exons ATGTCCATGTCTGACCCTTCTTCACCTGCCTCATCAAACTTGGACAGCACTGCAGATTCTTCAAGCAGTGCCAGTACTACTCCAAGTATTCAAATGGTTTCGAAGTCGGTATCCGAAAGGCTACTGGGGAAGTTCTTTGATGCCTCCCAATACGATTTCGATTATGAGCAGAGTGGCCTGTGGTCTCCTCCATTGCGCCGGAGTGTGTTCTTGGACTCACCGGgcaatataatcatatcatgttgtgaagaggaagaaatgttCTGCtacaacaaactcaaaaatgcCAAGATGGCTTGGTCTAGACGCTTCTTCTGTTTGATCACT GCCTTATGGTGCTCCCCAAGGCAATAG
- the LOC117624414 gene encoding ras-related protein RABA1b, with product MAGYRADDDYDYLFKVVLIGDSGVGKSNLLSRFTKNEFNLESKSTIGVEFATRTLNVDGKVIKAQIWDTAGQERYRAITSAYYRGAVGALLVYDVTRHATFENVDRWLKELRNHTDSNIVVMLVGNKSDLRHLVAVSTEDGKSYAEKESLYFMETSALEAKNVENSFAEVLTQIYHIVSKKAVEGGENGTASVPATGEKINIKDDVSALKRVGCCSS from the exons ATGGCTGGGTACAGAGCTGATGACGACTATGATTATCTCTTCAAGGTGGTCTTGATTGGCGACTCAGGGGTGGGCAAGTCCAATCTTCTCTCCAGGTTCACCAAGAACGAGTTCAACCTCGAGTCCAAGTCCACCATTGGGGTTGAGTTCGCTACCAGGACCTTGAACGTTGATGGAAAGGTCATCAAAGCTCAGATTTGGGACACTGCTGGCCAAGAAag GTACCGTGCTATCACTAGTGCTTACTATCGCGGGGCTGTGGGTGCACTCCTTGTGTATGATGTCACTCGCCATGCGACATTTGAGAATGTTGACAGATGGCTGAAAGAATTGAGGAACCACACGGATTCCAACATTGTTGTGATGCTTGTTGGGAACAAATCAGATCTTCGCCACCTTGTAGCTGTCTCAACTGAAGATGGGAAGTCCTATGCTGAAAAGGAGTCTCTCTACTTCATGGAAACATCTGCACTGGAAGCAAAGAATGTGGAAAATTCCTTTGCTGAAGTTCTGACTCAAATCTACCATATTGTGAGCAAGAAGGCAGTCGAAGGGGGAGAAAATGGAACAGCTTCTGTCCCAGCAACaggagagaaaataaatattaaggATGATGTGTCTGCTTTGAAGAGAGTTGGGTGCTGCTCAAGCTAG
- the LOC117624538 gene encoding anaphase-promoting complex subunit 6 has product MREEEIEKLRGVVRDCVTKHLYSSAIFFADKVAAFTNDPADIYMQAQALFLGRHYRRAYHLLNASQIVLRDLRFRYLAAKCLEELKEWDQCILMLDDAKVDEHGNLNETKDSNIMYLDKDGEDHEINISSAICFLRGKAYEALENRVQARHWYKAAIKADPLCYEALECLIENHMLTYEEEASLLASLQFGPEDGWLSSFYSCLIKKYDKENVVEAKFRELEKEKCISNTSDPSFFRTLKTNTDLLSCKAEYYHQCGEYQKCFELTSVLLEKDPFHLKSTLVHLAAAMELGHSNELYLMACNLVKDYPQKALSWFAVGCYYYCIKKYAESHRYFSKATSLDGTFPPAWIGYGNAYAAKEEGDQAMSAYRTAARLFPGCHLPTLYIGMEYMRTNSFKLAEQFFMQAKTTCPSDPLVYNELGVVAYHLKEYNKAVWWFEKTLAQIPSPLSEMWEPTVVNLAHAYRKLKMYNEAISYYEKALALSTRSVSTYAGLAYAYHLQDNFTAAITYYHKALWLQPDDHFCTEMLSLALADEARGPQN; this is encoded by the exons atgagagaagaagagataGAAAAGCTTCGTGGGGTAGTGAGGGACTGCGTGACCAAGCACCTCTACTCCTCCGCCATATTCTTCGCTGATAAAGTCGCTGCCTTTACCAATGACCCTGCTGATATCTACATGCAGGCTCAGGCTCTCTTTCTCGGCCGCCATTATCGACGAGCCTACCACCTCCTCAATGCCTCCCAGATCGTTCTCCGTGACCTCCGATTTCGTTACCTCGCTGCAAAGTGCCTT GAGGAGCTGAAGGAGTGGGATCAATGCATATTAATGCTTGACGATGCCAAAGTGGATGAACATGGGAATCTGAATGAGACAAAGGATTCAAATATCATGTACTTGGATAAAGATGGCGAAGATCATGAGATCAAT ATATCTTCTGCAATATGCTTTTTACGTGGTAAGGCATATGAAGCATTGGAAAACCGTGTCCAGGCCCGGCATTG GTACAAAGCTGCTATCAAAGCCGATCCCTTATGTTATGAG GCATTGGAATGTCTTATTGAAAATCACATGCTTACATATGAGGAAG AGGCAAGTCTACTTGCGTCATTACAATTTGGTCCTGAAGATGGATGGCTCTCATCATTCTACTCATGCTTAATTAAAAAG TACGACAAAGAAAATGTTGTAGAAGCAAAATTCAGAGAACTTGAAAAAGAGAAGTGTATTAGTAACACTTCTGATCCATCCTTCTTTCGTACTCTGAAAACCAACACTGACCTTCTTTCCTGCAAAGCTGAATACTACCATCAGTGTGGTGAATATCAAAAATGCTTTGAGCTAACTTCTGT ACTACTTGAAAAAGACCCTTTCCATCTGAAGAGTACATTGGTGCATCTAGCAGCTGCTATGGAACTTGGGCATTCAAATGAGCTCTATCTTATGGCATGCAATTTAGTGAAGGACTATCCTCAAAA GGCCTTATCATGGTTTGCCGTTGGATGTTACTATTATTGTATAAAAAAGTATGCTGAGTCACACCGTTATTTCAG CAAGGCTACCAGTCTAGATGGGACCTTTCCACCTGCTTGGATTGGATATGGGAATGCTTATGCTGCTAAAGAAGAGGGTGATCAAGCAATGTCAGCTTATCGCACTGCTGCTCGTTTGTTTCCAGG GTGTCATTTACCAACTTTGTACATTGGGATGGAGTACATGCGAACCAACAGCTTTAAGCTTGCTGAGCAG TTTTTTATGCAGGCGAAGACCACTTGCCCATCAGATCCACTAGTATATAATGAACTTGGTGTTGTTGCTTATCATTTGAAGGA GTATAACAAAGCTGTGTGGTGGTTTGAGAAAACTTTGGCTCAAATTCCTTCCCCTTTAAGCGAAATGTGGGAACCAACTGTGGTTAATCTCGCTCATGCATACAGAAAACTGAA gaTGTACAATGAAGCTATTTCATACTATGAGAAAGCACTTGCATTGTCAACCAGAAGTGTGAGTACTTATGCAGGTCTTGCATATGCTTACCATTTACAG GATAATTTTACTGCAGCAATTACGTACTATCATAAA GCTCTATGGCTACAACCAGATGATCATTTTTGCACTGAAATGTTAAGTTTGGCTTTAGCAGATGAAGCCCGTGGACCACAGAACTGA